In Bacteroidia bacterium, a genomic segment contains:
- a CDS encoding tetratricopeptide repeat protein, which yields MKRFFVFGIVAALISLPLWLRAQDEEPEMSSFIFVNEEPVPLNLNEIRKAIGYPQEAIDQNLEGTVIVRVLVDKEGNYRKHAFVKEVSPLLSSAIEPVISQLKFTPAKVGGEPVMYWMNIPFPFKLVDDQTRQVKEQITKLTDALSGKEATYKTWHERGVLRSRIQEYDDALADFTQSLALNPRKNKKKAEKNTYDYLFYSHYGRATVYFLKNQFAEAITDFSSALDFASSTVWEDTAVKKIIPNVYLERGYTYLQLENYEQALIDFQWVLDNSTDKDQKCSVYELMADAGMAKKDYPALIKIYSGMIECKPDDYLNYFSRGYYKELSDDNEGAIRDFAAVIENTDNINVEMAALNLLAWASMKQKNYEQAANALKQALAINVLNPDSYYYLGKLAELKQDAESVCENYRKALVFGLEGPQKEAAIEVMKNACGGWDE from the coding sequence ATGAAGCGTTTTTTTGTTTTTGGGATTGTGGCTGCCTTGATTTCGCTGCCACTCTGGTTGCGTGCTCAGGATGAAGAGCCGGAGATGAGTTCTTTCATTTTTGTAAATGAAGAACCTGTTCCGCTGAATCTCAATGAAATCAGAAAAGCCATTGGCTACCCGCAGGAAGCCATAGATCAAAATCTGGAAGGCACCGTAATCGTAAGGGTACTGGTAGATAAAGAGGGGAATTATCGGAAACATGCCTTTGTAAAAGAAGTCAGTCCTCTGCTTTCTTCTGCTATTGAGCCGGTTATTTCACAGCTAAAGTTCACACCCGCAAAAGTGGGGGGGGAGCCAGTAATGTATTGGATGAATATTCCTTTCCCTTTTAAGCTCGTTGACGACCAAACCCGCCAGGTAAAAGAGCAGATCACAAAACTTACGGATGCCCTTTCAGGAAAAGAGGCTACGTACAAAACCTGGCATGAACGCGGTGTCCTTCGTTCCCGAATTCAGGAATATGATGATGCGCTTGCTGATTTCACTCAAAGCCTGGCGTTGAATCCCCGCAAAAACAAAAAGAAAGCTGAAAAGAATACCTATGATTATCTTTTCTACTCCCACTATGGCCGCGCTACGGTCTATTTCCTCAAAAATCAGTTTGCTGAAGCGATTACCGATTTTTCATCTGCCCTGGATTTTGCCAGTTCTACTGTTTGGGAAGATACCGCAGTGAAAAAAATTATTCCTAATGTTTATCTGGAGAGAGGTTATACCTACCTGCAACTGGAAAACTACGAGCAGGCACTGATCGATTTTCAATGGGTCTTGGACAATTCGACCGATAAAGATCAAAAATGCTCTGTCTATGAGCTTATGGCTGATGCGGGTATGGCGAAAAAAGATTACCCGGCTTTGATAAAAATTTATAGCGGAATGATTGAATGCAAGCCGGATGATTATCTCAACTATTTTAGCAGGGGCTACTACAAGGAGTTGTCTGACGACAATGAGGGGGCAATACGAGATTTTGCTGCCGTAATTGAAAACACAGACAATATCAATGTGGAAATGGCCGCATTAAATCTTCTGGCCTGGGCCTCAATGAAACAGAAAAACTACGAACAGGCTGCAAACGCACTGAAACAGGCACTGGCAATTAATGTCCTGAATCCGGATTCCTATTATTACCTCGGAAAACTGGCGGAACTGAAGCAGGATGCAGAAAGTGTATGTGAAAATTACCGCAAAGCGTTGGTTTTCGGACTGGAAGGTCCTCAGAAGGAGGCCGCAATCGAGGTAATGAAAAATGCGTGTGGCGGATGGGATGAATAA
- a CDS encoding T9SS type A sorting domain-containing protein produces MKIRSLIFWVSPLLFIWPGLGSHLYSQCPKITFIYADACEAPDGKGEFLILETEEEVLPVKNLSIDLPGGLTICKTCANAWETPNVSNLNLLANCGTLFIGIGPADTIPANAMTIIFTNRNFKDDVNWANFCGTGPIYVLTINKVNNNNKYPHNDGSCLGTTYVTANFTGLSSCSSYTVSYEPCSLPLETPAGSGGGPALIFDDYGAVIYTDVGCDNFLVDAITLAVQISQAGIEPVPKYNYAFLDRDANLVIMRKSSEPELLNIQVVDLLGKSLINTQLKTTNGSASLDLSWIHAGLFFAVITDKFDNFTSHKFIRLVE; encoded by the coding sequence ATGAAAATACGATCCTTAATTTTTTGGGTATCACCTTTGCTTTTTATTTGGCCAGGCCTGGGCAGTCATTTGTATAGTCAGTGTCCTAAAATTACATTTATCTATGCTGATGCCTGTGAAGCGCCGGATGGTAAGGGGGAATTTCTGATTCTGGAAACAGAGGAAGAAGTGCTTCCTGTAAAAAACCTCAGTATTGATCTTCCGGGGGGGCTGACAATATGTAAGACCTGCGCAAATGCCTGGGAGACACCTAATGTTTCAAACCTGAATCTACTTGCAAATTGCGGTACGCTTTTCATTGGCATTGGCCCTGCTGATACCATTCCGGCAAATGCGATGACTATCATCTTTACTAACCGTAATTTTAAAGATGATGTCAACTGGGCAAATTTCTGCGGGACAGGCCCCATCTACGTGCTTACTATCAATAAAGTCAATAATAACAATAAATACCCCCACAATGACGGGAGTTGTCTGGGCACTACGTATGTAACCGCAAATTTTACAGGTCTTAGCAGTTGTAGCTCATACACCGTTTCTTACGAACCCTGTTCGCTGCCATTGGAAACACCTGCGGGTTCCGGAGGAGGGCCTGCGTTAATATTTGACGACTATGGGGCTGTGATTTATACAGATGTAGGGTGTGATAATTTTCTTGTAGATGCGATTACGCTTGCCGTGCAGATTTCCCAGGCTGGAATAGAGCCTGTACCCAAATACAATTATGCATTTCTCGACAGGGACGCAAATCTTGTGATCATGCGGAAATCATCCGAGCCCGAATTGCTTAATATTCAAGTGGTTGATTTGTTGGGGAAAAGTTTGATAAATACTCAACTGAAAACAACAAACGGATCCGCTTCATTAGACCTCTCCTGGATTCATGCTGGTTTATTCTTTGCAGTTATTACAGATAAATTTGATAATTTCACTTCACATAAGTTTATACGATTGGTCGAATAA
- a CDS encoding DPP IV N-terminal domain-containing protein, whose translation MKFKLPILLLAICLLSGIYAHAQNQTIDLKDAVTGRLFPRTLPQLSWKGATNAYTYVDPVTQSLMVSDEKSEPRVLVTLEELGEAINGNIFRFPRITWINDQVFTFFMGPDLMKYDIGTKTSSVVYSHRIESEKEETAPNLNLAYTNGYNIFITTPGRKKPIQITFDGSKDISYGEAAHRSEFGIVKGLFWSPSGQKLAFYRIDQSNVTDYPLVDYSQVPAQYKPEKYPMAGSKSQEVLVGVFDLLTNKTVYLKTGEPAEQYLTNITWSPDEKSVYVAVLNRDQNHMWLNRYSADSGEKEITLFEETHEKYIEPENGPIFRTGHSDEFLWFSKRDGFKHLYLYNTQGEVIKQVTQGSWDVTHFLGFTDHGNSLVYQSAEVSPLERHVYIMDLEKGKKNKLTKDKGTHEATLSGTGEFLLDNWSSLKTPIKSELINVRKAKEQKEVYLASNPLADQKMGEISIFTIKAADGTDLYCRMIKPVDFDPSKKYPVMVYVYGGPHIQLVEESWLGGADLFLPYMAQKGFVVFTLDNRGTPYRGLDFEQATFRRMGTVEMSDQLEGVSFLRRQTFVDTERIGVFGWSYGGFMTTSLMLRQPGVFKVGVAGGPVVDWKMYEVMYTERYMDTPEQNPEGYETASLLNYTDRLKGKLMIIHGMQDNTVVPQHSMMLLKKFVENGADVDFFAYPGHEHNVRGIDRAHLYEKISQYFLEHL comes from the coding sequence ATGAAATTCAAATTACCCATTCTGCTGCTGGCAATTTGCCTGCTTTCCGGTATTTATGCTCATGCACAGAATCAAACCATCGACCTGAAAGATGCGGTTACTGGCCGGCTTTTTCCCCGAACCCTTCCCCAGCTTAGCTGGAAAGGCGCAACCAATGCCTACACTTATGTAGATCCCGTCACCCAAAGTCTGATGGTATCAGATGAAAAATCGGAACCCAGGGTGCTGGTTACACTGGAAGAACTGGGAGAAGCCATCAACGGCAATATCTTTCGGTTTCCCCGCATTACCTGGATAAATGATCAGGTATTCACTTTCTTTATGGGTCCCGATCTGATGAAATATGATATCGGGACAAAAACTTCATCGGTAGTTTATAGCCACCGGATTGAAAGCGAGAAAGAAGAAACCGCTCCCAACCTCAATCTGGCTTATACTAATGGTTATAATATATTCATTACCACTCCCGGTAGAAAAAAGCCCATTCAAATTACTTTTGATGGCAGCAAGGATATTTCTTATGGCGAAGCTGCCCATCGAAGCGAGTTTGGGATTGTAAAAGGGCTTTTCTGGTCTCCGTCAGGACAGAAACTAGCTTTTTATCGCATCGATCAATCGAACGTAACAGATTACCCACTGGTTGATTATAGCCAGGTTCCCGCTCAATATAAGCCAGAAAAATACCCTATGGCTGGCAGCAAAAGCCAGGAGGTACTTGTGGGAGTCTTTGATTTGTTGACAAATAAAACCGTATATCTGAAAACCGGCGAGCCGGCAGAACAGTATCTTACCAATATCACATGGTCTCCTGATGAAAAGTCTGTCTATGTCGCGGTACTCAACCGGGACCAGAATCATATGTGGTTAAATCGATATAGTGCAGATTCGGGAGAGAAAGAGATTACGCTGTTTGAAGAAACTCACGAGAAGTATATAGAACCTGAAAACGGTCCGATTTTCAGAACAGGGCATTCCGATGAGTTTTTGTGGTTTAGCAAACGGGACGGATTTAAGCATCTGTACCTATACAATACCCAGGGAGAGGTAATCAAACAGGTAACCCAGGGATCATGGGATGTGACACATTTTCTTGGATTTACAGATCACGGCAATAGTTTGGTTTATCAAAGTGCAGAGGTAAGCCCTTTGGAGAGGCATGTTTATATTATGGATCTGGAAAAAGGCAAGAAAAATAAACTGACAAAAGATAAAGGTACCCATGAGGCAACCCTGAGCGGAACAGGAGAATTTCTGCTGGATAATTGGTCAAGCCTGAAAACCCCCATAAAAAGCGAGCTGATCAACGTCCGAAAAGCCAAAGAGCAAAAGGAAGTCTATTTAGCCAGCAACCCGTTGGCTGATCAAAAAATGGGGGAAATTTCCATTTTCACCATCAAAGCTGCCGATGGAACTGATCTGTACTGTCGCATGATCAAACCCGTAGATTTTGATCCATCAAAAAAATACCCGGTCATGGTATACGTGTACGGAGGGCCTCATATCCAGCTTGTGGAAGAATCATGGCTGGGAGGGGCAGATCTGTTTTTGCCCTATATGGCTCAAAAAGGGTTTGTGGTATTTACCCTGGACAACCGGGGCACCCCTTACCGGGGTTTAGATTTCGAGCAGGCCACTTTCCGGAGAATGGGTACTGTAGAAATGAGTGATCAGCTTGAAGGAGTGAGCTTCCTGAGAAGGCAGACATTTGTAGATACAGAAAGAATCGGAGTTTTTGGCTGGAGTTATGGCGGGTTTATGACGACTTCACTCATGCTGCGCCAACCCGGTGTGTTTAAGGTTGGCGTTGCGGGTGGCCCCGTTGTGGACTGGAAAATGTATGAAGTGATGTACACCGAAAGATATATGGACACCCCGGAGCAGAATCCGGAAGGGTATGAAACAGCCTCGCTGCTTAACTATACTGACCGGCTGAAGGGTAAACTAATGATCATCCACGGTATGCAGGACAATACCGTAGTTCCCCAACATTCGATGATGCTGCTGAAGAAGTTTGTCGAAAACGGAGCGGATGTCGATTTTTTCGCATACCCCGGGCACGAACATAATGTGCGGGGCATTGACCGGGCGCATTTGTATGAAAAAATCAGCCAATACTTCCTCGAACATTTGTAA
- a CDS encoding endonuclease/exonuclease/phosphatase family protein: MKDRTFRIGTFNVLNLVLPDTTYYGNRRYSSAEYGKKTDWIAGQIDKMAPDLIGFQEVFHPEALEEALKKSRYLNKANILVAAPDGELPKVGLATRFEIISHEVFQTIPLSLEMDGVQIPVSTFSRPVLKARVRVNSQLDLTVFVVHLKSKRPVFMDGESRENPVDLAKGQTRALIRRSIEAAGLRQLLMDSLQNRTEPVVLIGDVNDNGLAVSTRIISGEQPHRKYPQEVKQAIWDVLMYHVKDIQARRGYQDFYYTHIHNAHHEALDHIMVSQELVAENPMHLGRVGLVSLLNDHLVDETLSDDPVREWQSDHGQVVATIELRN, translated from the coding sequence ATGAAGGACCGAACATTCAGGATAGGCACTTTCAACGTTTTAAATCTGGTTTTACCAGATACCACTTATTATGGCAACCGCCGCTATTCCAGCGCAGAATACGGAAAAAAAACAGATTGGATTGCAGGGCAGATCGACAAAATGGCTCCTGACCTGATAGGTTTTCAGGAAGTGTTCCATCCTGAAGCACTAGAGGAAGCGCTGAAGAAAAGCCGCTATTTGAATAAGGCAAACATATTGGTCGCAGCACCTGATGGAGAACTGCCCAAAGTAGGCCTGGCTACCCGGTTTGAAATTATTTCCCATGAAGTTTTTCAAACCATTCCCCTGTCACTGGAAATGGATGGCGTACAGATACCGGTAAGTACTTTCTCCCGGCCAGTCTTAAAAGCGCGTGTACGTGTGAATTCTCAATTGGATCTGACTGTATTTGTTGTACACTTAAAATCCAAAAGACCTGTATTCATGGATGGAGAAAGCAGAGAAAATCCGGTAGATCTGGCGAAGGGGCAAACGCGGGCATTGATCCGCCGGAGTATTGAAGCAGCAGGGCTGCGCCAACTGCTTATGGATTCACTGCAAAACCGGACGGAGCCGGTTGTGCTCATCGGAGATGTAAATGACAATGGGCTTGCTGTCAGTACAAGGATTATTTCCGGAGAGCAACCCCACCGAAAATACCCACAAGAGGTCAAACAAGCCATCTGGGATGTGTTGATGTACCATGTGAAAGACATTCAGGCCCGGAGAGGGTATCAGGATTTTTATTATACCCACATTCACAACGCGCACCATGAAGCATTGGATCATATTATGGTAAGCCAGGAGCTGGTAGCCGAAAATCCTATGCATCTGGGCCGGGTAGGATTGGTTTCTCTTTTGAATGATCATCTGGTAGATGAAACATTAAGCGATGACCCCGTAAGAGAATGGCAGTCTGATCATGGACAGGTCGTGGCAACGATAGAACTAAGAAACTAA
- a CDS encoding RelA/SpoT family protein yields MINITQEEQKNYDTEIIRGYRSIIRALRNTSRSEKATIRRAFEYAREAHEGVRRKSGEPYILHPLAVAKIVVVEMGLEDPTAIICAFLHDVVEDTEIELEDIRREFGNKAMEIINGLTKMSGSVLIDEMNSTQAETFRKVLLTISDDIRVILIKLADRLHNMRTMGSMRQESMLKITSETLYIYAPVAHRLGLYEIKTELEDLSFKHSNPTTYQEIGKKLLASKEEAQDYIDLFIKRVKQALKPSGLTFQVKSRFKSIYSIYVKMVRKNLPFEEVYDKYAIRIILESREGREREDCWYVYSILSGMFRPNPKRLRDWITVPKDNSYESLHTTLLGPEGHWVEVQIRTQRMDDIAEKGIAAHWKYKEDGELYDDFLTEWIGQIREILENPSLNALEAVREFKENLQPNDVFVFTPKGEMMRLQPNSTVLDFAYKIHSVVGNSAIGAKVNNRVVALDYTLKPGDTIEVLTSKKQKPKEEWLRQAKTVRAREHIKTFLKKERRDFIEQGRLMFIWKARQYDVDENHPFFKELLAYFMVPSAEEFFYRIGAHKIDTRKIPEFIRLKQDGQQVESLPENGQSSVSGQLEEFGVNRDMLVFGKEQNIENYMLGKCCNPLPGDDILGFDEGKKIVIHRTSCDEAISLMSSFGSKIIHTKWAEGRSDVSFLTAIKVVGLDKQGMLNDLIRIISLRMKLNIRKVTIESRNQMFEGLFTIYVHNIEELSHLMNRMEALPHVYTVSRVDHNYQPFQ; encoded by the coding sequence ATGATCAACATTACGCAGGAGGAACAAAAAAACTACGACACGGAGATTATCCGTGGTTACAGAAGTATTATTCGCGCCCTGAGGAATACTTCCCGCTCTGAAAAAGCGACGATCAGAAGGGCTTTTGAATATGCGAGGGAGGCCCATGAGGGCGTTCGCCGCAAATCGGGAGAACCTTATATTCTCCATCCGTTGGCGGTTGCAAAAATCGTGGTGGTAGAAATGGGGTTGGAGGATCCTACTGCTATCATCTGTGCCTTTCTTCACGATGTGGTAGAAGATACGGAAATAGAATTGGAAGATATCCGACGGGAGTTTGGCAACAAAGCCATGGAAATTATTAATGGCCTGACAAAAATGTCTGGCTCTGTGCTGATTGATGAGATGAACTCCACGCAGGCGGAAACATTCCGGAAGGTCTTGCTGACGATCTCTGACGATATACGGGTGATACTCATAAAACTCGCCGACCGCCTGCATAATATGCGGACGATGGGTTCTATGCGGCAGGAGTCTATGCTCAAAATCACTTCGGAGACCCTGTATATTTATGCTCCGGTTGCCCACCGTTTGGGTTTGTATGAGATAAAGACAGAACTGGAAGACCTGTCATTTAAACATAGCAATCCTACTACCTATCAGGAGATTGGTAAAAAACTGCTCGCTTCGAAAGAGGAAGCACAGGACTATATTGATTTGTTTATCAAGCGGGTAAAACAAGCGCTCAAACCTTCCGGACTCACCTTCCAGGTTAAAAGCCGGTTCAAATCCATCTATTCCATTTACGTAAAAATGGTCAGGAAAAACCTGCCATTTGAAGAAGTGTACGATAAATATGCCATCCGTATTATTCTGGAAAGCAGAGAGGGCCGTGAAAGGGAGGATTGCTGGTATGTATATTCGATTCTCTCCGGTATGTTCAGACCTAATCCCAAGCGTTTGAGGGACTGGATAACTGTCCCTAAAGACAATAGTTATGAATCCCTTCATACTACGTTGCTTGGACCGGAGGGCCATTGGGTGGAAGTGCAGATCCGTACTCAGCGTATGGATGATATAGCGGAGAAAGGTATTGCGGCCCACTGGAAGTATAAGGAAGACGGAGAGTTGTACGATGATTTTCTCACAGAATGGATTGGTCAAATTCGCGAAATTCTTGAAAACCCCAGCCTGAATGCCCTGGAAGCAGTGCGGGAGTTTAAAGAAAATCTCCAGCCCAACGATGTTTTTGTATTTACGCCCAAAGGCGAGATGATGCGGCTGCAACCCAATTCTACAGTTCTGGATTTTGCCTACAAAATTCATAGTGTGGTTGGAAATTCGGCGATCGGAGCCAAAGTCAACAACCGGGTCGTTGCACTTGATTATACTTTGAAACCGGGAGATACAATAGAAGTACTGACATCAAAAAAGCAAAAGCCCAAAGAAGAGTGGCTGCGCCAGGCAAAGACGGTTCGTGCCAGAGAGCACATCAAAACTTTTCTTAAGAAGGAAAGGAGAGATTTTATAGAACAGGGCCGGCTTATGTTTATCTGGAAAGCGCGGCAGTATGATGTAGATGAAAATCACCCGTTTTTCAAGGAACTGCTCGCTTATTTTATGGTTCCTTCGGCGGAGGAATTTTTTTACAGAATCGGGGCACATAAAATAGATACCCGGAAAATCCCGGAATTTATCCGGCTCAAACAAGATGGGCAGCAGGTAGAAAGCCTGCCTGAAAACGGACAGTCATCGGTCTCTGGCCAACTGGAGGAATTTGGCGTCAACCGGGACATGCTGGTTTTCGGGAAAGAGCAGAATATCGAAAACTATATGCTGGGCAAATGCTGTAATCCGTTGCCAGGAGACGATATACTGGGGTTTGATGAAGGGAAAAAAATCGTCATCCATCGCACATCCTGTGACGAAGCCATTTCACTGATGTCGAGTTTCGGCTCCAAAATCATTCATACGAAGTGGGCAGAAGGCCGGTCTGACGTGTCATTTCTCACCGCCATCAAAGTCGTGGGTCTTGATAAACAGGGTATGCTCAACGATCTGATCAGAATTATTTCTCTCCGGATGAAGTTGAATATACGAAAGGTGACCATTGAGTCGCGAAATCAGATGTTTGAGGGATTATTTACAATATATGTCCATAATATTGAAGAACTTTCCCATCTGATGAACCGCATGGAGGCGTTGCCGCATGTTTATACCGTCTCCCGGGTTGATCATAACTATCAACCATTTCAATAA
- a CDS encoding UPF0158 family protein: MVTQKISQKIRLDTLLAELASAMLDSNGEYALDLETLEVIETTNDLRYAPDRELRDETGLDLLPEWVQESPTLMFMENHEPDRFQHIPKIPFAAMKNLMHQFAESVAEHKVSIALHESLEHEKPLHRFREELSYHTGFRTRWLDFKQAYARKAALKWFRKQNIRTSFRNH; this comes from the coding sequence ATGGTCACTCAAAAGATTTCTCAAAAGATTAGACTCGACACATTGCTTGCCGAGTTGGCCTCCGCCATGTTGGATTCTAATGGAGAGTATGCCCTGGATCTTGAAACCCTTGAGGTGATAGAGACAACCAATGACCTGCGATATGCACCTGACAGGGAATTGCGGGACGAGACAGGCCTGGATCTGCTACCTGAATGGGTGCAGGAATCTCCGACGCTGATGTTTATGGAGAATCATGAACCAGACCGGTTTCAGCATATCCCCAAAATTCCATTTGCGGCGATGAAAAACCTTATGCATCAGTTTGCAGAAAGTGTGGCAGAGCACAAAGTAAGCATCGCACTTCACGAAAGTCTTGAGCATGAAAAGCCGCTACACAGGTTTCGTGAAGAACTTAGCTACCACACAGGATTTCGTACCCGCTGGCTGGATTTTAAGCAGGCTTATGCGCGGAAAGCTGCGCTAAAATGGTTCCGGAAGCAGAACATTCGTACCTCTTTCCGGAACCATTGA